One genomic region from Candidatus Xiphinematobacter sp. encodes:
- the serS gene encoding serine--tRNA ligase, translating to MLDIRFIRENPGLAKAKLSTRGRSLDAEVDAVMKCDTDCRLARTRLQFLRTERRRLSRQVEKLRRQGGEEELRQVEATAQTLGEEISTLNSLTTQLGLHQKDLLLQLPNFPAEAVPYGAGALDNLTLRSWGSPETGAREDHISIGRRLGLFDFDRATKISGSGFLCLTGAGARLERSLLNFLLDLHTMQHGYREVNTPSLVHRECMVGTGQLPKFEEDMYAISGDKSSLFLAPTAEVPVTNLFRDEVLSISHLPLCLAAYTPCFRREAGSAGHDTRGMIRLHQFDKVELVKICEVGNSEQELQSLTTDVEKVLQLLNLPYRTVELCAGDLGFSASRTYDVEVWSPGQKSFLEVSSCSNFRDFQSRRMNLRYKDYGGKIRFAHTLNGSGTALPRLYVALLENHVQSDGSVLLPQSLRGYFRADCIEPVS from the coding sequence ATGCTTGACATCCGTTTTATCCGAGAAAACCCTGGCCTGGCAAAGGCCAAGCTCTCCACGCGCGGGCGGTCTCTGGATGCCGAGGTTGATGCAGTAATGAAATGCGATACTGATTGTAGGCTAGCGAGGACTCGCCTCCAGTTCCTGCGCACAGAGCGCAGGCGTCTCAGTAGGCAGGTCGAAAAGCTACGTAGGCAAGGCGGAGAAGAGGAGCTCAGGCAGGTTGAGGCAACCGCGCAAACCCTTGGTGAGGAAATAAGTACCCTAAATTCACTCACAACACAACTTGGCCTTCACCAAAAGGACCTTCTACTTCAGCTTCCCAACTTCCCAGCGGAAGCCGTCCCGTATGGGGCGGGTGCTCTTGACAATCTCACTCTTCGCAGCTGGGGAAGTCCAGAAACCGGTGCGAGAGAAGACCACATCAGCATCGGAAGACGTCTGGGACTCTTTGATTTTGACCGAGCGACAAAGATCAGCGGCAGTGGCTTTCTCTGCTTGACCGGAGCTGGAGCCCGCTTAGAACGTTCTCTACTAAACTTCCTCCTAGACCTCCACACCATGCAACACGGTTACCGAGAAGTCAACACTCCCTCTTTAGTTCATCGTGAATGTATGGTTGGTACCGGCCAATTGCCTAAATTTGAGGAAGATATGTATGCCATTAGCGGCGATAAAAGTAGTCTCTTCCTCGCCCCCACAGCAGAGGTTCCCGTAACAAACCTTTTTCGTGATGAAGTCCTTAGCATTTCCCACCTACCGCTTTGCCTCGCAGCTTACACTCCCTGCTTTAGGCGAGAGGCTGGTTCGGCAGGCCACGACACGCGCGGCATGATTCGTCTGCACCAATTTGACAAGGTAGAGTTGGTAAAAATTTGTGAGGTTGGGAACTCAGAGCAAGAGCTACAGTCGCTCACTACTGATGTAGAAAAGGTATTACAGTTATTGAACCTTCCATACCGCACGGTAGAGCTTTGCGCTGGTGATCTCGGCTTTAGCGCTTCGCGCACTTATGATGTTGAGGTATGGTCTCCAGGGCAGAAGTCTTTTCTAGAAGTTTCCAGCTGTTCAAATTTCCGCGACTTCCAATCCCGACGTATGAACCTCCGATACAAGGACTATGGTGGAAAAATCCGCTTTGCCCATACACTTAACGGCTCCGGAACCGCTCTTCCCCGTCTATATGTGGCCCTCCTTGAGAATCATGTACAGTCAGATGGATCTGTACTGCTTCCGCAATCGCTACGTGGATATTTTCGAGCAGACTGCATTGAACCCGTTTCTTAA